From Halotia branconii CENA392, the proteins below share one genomic window:
- the dnaG gene encoding DNA primase — MPTPRLHPDTIEEIKQRADIVDVVSEHVVLRKRGKDFVGLCPFHDEKSPSFTVSQTKQMYYCFGCQAGGNAIKFLMDLEKRQFTEVVLDLARRYQVNIQTLEPEQRQQLQRQLSLREQLYEVLASTAQFYQHALRQSAQLKAIEYLQSNRQLRKETIEQFGLGYAPAGWETLHRYLVEDKHYPVQLVEKAGLIKPRKQGGGYYDVFRDRLIIPIRDVQGRVIAFGGRTLGDDQPKYLNSPETELFSKGKTLFALDEAKAGISQLDQAVVVEGYFDAIALHAAGITNAVASLGTALSLEQVRLILRYTESKQLVLNFDADKAGNIAAERAIGEIAELAYKGEVQLKILNIPDGKDADEYLYSHTSEDYKQLLANAPLWLDWQIQQITQNRDLRQATDFQQVTQQIVKLLKNIANSDTRNYYISHCAEILSLGDSRLIPLRVENLLTQIAPTKAIYSKPVSAKKAWGGAEKPSHSTLTTDYSLLEHAEALLLRIYLHCLEQRQGIIDELEEQDLQFSLSHHRFLWQQIVEIKAEQIDLISTLQNRYLQLSEDLGVVSHLFHLNEKWKKEIMRTPQVVQAAIACMNLVMIEKRYRHFLELWQTTDPEAEPERYQSYYQAFYAEKIKLQKIDRQRLFSITELL; from the coding sequence ATGCCAACTCCCCGCTTGCATCCAGACACAATTGAGGAAATTAAACAACGAGCTGACATTGTAGATGTTGTCTCAGAACATGTTGTCTTACGCAAGCGCGGTAAAGATTTTGTGGGATTGTGTCCTTTTCACGATGAAAAAAGCCCCAGCTTTACAGTCAGTCAGACAAAGCAAATGTATTATTGCTTCGGCTGTCAAGCTGGAGGAAACGCCATTAAATTTTTGATGGATTTGGAGAAACGCCAGTTTACAGAAGTTGTATTGGATTTAGCACGGCGTTACCAAGTAAACATACAAACCCTAGAACCTGAACAACGGCAACAATTGCAGCGTCAGTTGTCTTTACGCGAACAATTATATGAAGTTCTGGCTTCGACGGCACAATTTTATCAACATGCCCTAAGACAATCTGCACAACTAAAAGCAATTGAATATCTACAATCTAATCGCCAACTGAGAAAAGAAACAATCGAGCAGTTTGGCTTGGGTTATGCACCCGCAGGTTGGGAAACTCTCCATCGCTATTTGGTAGAAGATAAGCACTACCCAGTGCAATTAGTAGAAAAGGCGGGATTAATTAAGCCACGTAAACAAGGAGGTGGCTATTATGATGTATTTCGCGATCGCCTGATCATTCCCATCCGCGATGTGCAAGGGCGGGTAATTGCTTTTGGTGGGAGAACTCTTGGCGATGATCAACCCAAATATCTCAATTCACCAGAAACCGAACTTTTTAGTAAAGGTAAAACTTTATTTGCCCTAGATGAAGCCAAAGCTGGGATTTCTCAACTCGATCAAGCAGTAGTCGTAGAAGGATATTTTGATGCGATCGCTCTTCATGCTGCTGGGATTACTAATGCCGTTGCTTCCCTGGGTACAGCATTAAGTTTAGAACAAGTACGGCTGATATTACGCTACACCGAATCGAAACAATTAGTACTTAACTTTGATGCCGATAAAGCAGGCAATATTGCTGCCGAACGCGCGATCGGCGAAATTGCCGAACTAGCATATAAAGGGGAAGTTCAATTAAAAATTCTCAATATACCTGATGGTAAAGATGCTGATGAATACTTGTATAGTCACACTTCAGAAGACTATAAACAATTGTTGGCAAATGCCCCACTGTGGCTAGATTGGCAGATTCAGCAAATTACTCAAAACCGCGATTTAAGGCAGGCTACTGATTTCCAGCAAGTAACTCAACAAATAGTTAAGTTACTGAAAAATATAGCCAATAGTGATACACGTAACTATTACATTTCTCACTGTGCGGAAATTCTCAGCTTAGGAGATAGCAGACTGATACCTCTAAGAGTTGAAAATTTGCTCACTCAAATTGCTCCTACTAAGGCTATATATTCAAAGCCTGTCTCAGCAAAAAAAGCGTGGGGAGGTGCTGAAAAGCCTTCTCATTCAACACTCACCACAGATTACAGTCTTTTAGAACACGCGGAAGCTTTGTTACTCAGGATTTACTTGCATTGTCTTGAACAGCGTCAAGGGATTATTGACGAATTAGAAGAACAAGATTTGCAATTTAGCCTTTCTCACCATCGATTTTTGTGGCAACAGATTGTAGAAATAAAAGCAGAACAAATAGATTTAATCTCAACTCTGCAAAATAGATACCTACAATTGTCAGAAGACTTGGGAGTAGTGTCACATCTGTTTCATCTCAACGAGAAATGGAAAAAAGAAATAATGCGGACTCCGCAAGTAGTTCAAGCTGCGATCGCTTGCATGAATTTGGTGATGATTGAAAAACGCTATCGTCACTTTTTGGAACTATGGCAGACAACAGATCCAGAAGCTGAACCAGAACGTTATCAATCTTATTATCAAGCCTTCTACGCCGAAAAAATCAAGCTGCAAAAAATAGACAGACAACGGCTATTTTCGATTACAGAATTGCTTTGA
- a CDS encoding tetratricopeptide repeat protein, with product MDWITLLRSLQSDFVKRLKTGCLLHCETEGQYSELTIISGERLKVLRQFCWLMAEKYKRVSPVRDVFISYLKGKLGEEVVKERLAELITEVDYEKRFGGDGKIDFTLTADPFIGIEVKSRHGSIDQVKWSVSSEEVAKNAVIVCILIQEEVSEAQSEYHLFLAGFLPTRMIKLKTGRISFGIDQLLYGGGLWCYLEQCQSSITSRQETLSCQDVLQPQSLSILSTNQLNKSTFYINTNKDFHYQSLGDECLKKGQYKAAIANYNQVLKFNFNNTDIYYKRGLAYYNLGDYEKAIADYSQAIKLNLKDAKSYNKRGLARYQLGNYQEAIEDYTQAIAINPHGAIAYKNRAEARSFLGDNQGAIEDYTQAIKIDPQYANIHKNQGIARYFLRYQQGFTQAIKSNPDNAEAYKNRGNARFDLGDYAGAIDDYTQAIQINPNYADVHYNRGNANYELGNLPSAIDDYTQTLKINPNYADAYYNRGTIYDQMKDHQGAIEDFQKAVDIYRQEGNIEALKDARSRILDLEIEESLDILNF from the coding sequence ATGGATTGGATTACGTTACTGCGATCGCTACAGTCTGATTTTGTTAAAAGGTTAAAAACTGGTTGTCTGCTTCATTGCGAAACAGAAGGTCAATATAGCGAATTAACTATAATCTCTGGAGAGAGGTTAAAAGTGTTGCGACAATTTTGCTGGCTAATGGCTGAAAAGTATAAGCGTGTTTCGCCAGTTCGTGATGTTTTTATCAGCTATCTCAAAGGAAAATTAGGTGAAGAAGTTGTTAAAGAACGTTTAGCCGAGTTGATTACAGAAGTAGATTATGAAAAGCGATTTGGTGGCGATGGCAAAATAGATTTTACTTTAACTGCTGACCCGTTTATAGGCATTGAAGTGAAATCACGTCATGGCAGTATAGATCAAGTTAAGTGGTCAGTTAGTTCCGAAGAAGTTGCCAAAAATGCCGTTATAGTTTGTATTTTGATTCAAGAAGAAGTGAGTGAAGCACAATCTGAATATCACCTTTTTTTGGCTGGTTTTCTACCTACACGGATGATTAAACTAAAAACTGGAAGAATCTCATTTGGTATAGATCAACTTTTATATGGGGGTGGTTTATGGTGTTATTTGGAACAGTGCCAGTCTTCTATAACTTCTAGGCAAGAAACTTTAAGTTGTCAGGATGTTTTACAGCCACAATCTTTATCTATACTTAGCACAAATCAGCTAAATAAATCTACATTTTACATTAATACAAATAAAGATTTCCATTACCAAAGTCTGGGTGACGAATGTTTAAAGAAAGGACAATATAAAGCTGCTATTGCTAATTATAACCAAGTATTAAAATTTAATTTTAATAATACTGATATTTATTATAAACGAGGTTTAGCTTACTATAATTTGGGAGATTATGAAAAAGCGATCGCAGATTATTCTCAAGCAATTAAGCTAAATCTGAAAGATGCCAAATCTTATAATAAACGAGGTTTAGCTCGTTATCAATTAGGCAATTATCAAGAAGCAATTGAAGATTACACTCAGGCGATCGCGATTAATCCTCATGGTGCGATCGCTTACAAAAATCGTGCTGAAGCTCGTTCTTTTTTAGGAGATAATCAAGGAGCAATTGAAGATTACACTCAGGCGATTAAAATTGATCCTCAGTATGCCAACATTCACAAAAATCAGGGAATTGCTCGTTATTTTCTCAGATACCAGCAAGGGTTTACTCAAGCAATTAAGAGTAACCCGGATAATGCAGAAGCCTATAAAAATCGTGGTAATGCTCGTTTTGATTTAGGTGATTATGCAGGAGCCATTGATGATTATACTCAGGCAATACAAATTAACCCTAACTATGCTGATGTTCATTACAACCGTGGTAATGCTAATTATGAATTAGGAAATTTACCGTCAGCAATTGATGATTATACTCAGACACTCAAGATTAACCCTAATTATGCTGATGCTTATTATAATCGTGGTACTATCTACGATCAAATGAAAGATCATCAGGGTGCAATTGAAGACTTTCAAAAAGCGGTAGACATCTATCGTCAAGAAGGCAATATAGAAGCACTTAAAGACGCACGGTCTAGAATTTTGGATTTAGAAATAGAAGAGTCATTAGATATTTTAAACTTTTAG